One genomic window of Candidatus Nitrosopumilus sediminis includes the following:
- a CDS encoding metal-sulfur cluster assembly factor — MSQDIKQMRVKIFDELSKIVDPEINTSIVELELIDEVDINNSNVKVDLHLTSPFCPAVFGFKICQDVHDNLLKVDGVDDVKVNVSNHFMAEQINNQVNNSSKPKKSG, encoded by the coding sequence ATGAGCCAAGATATCAAACAGATGCGAGTAAAAATATTCGACGAATTATCAAAGATTGTGGATCCGGAAATTAACACGTCAATTGTAGAACTAGAATTAATTGATGAAGTGGATATTAACAACAGCAATGTCAAAGTGGATTTACATCTTACAAGTCCATTCTGTCCTGCAGTGTTCGGTTTTAAGATTTGTCAAGATGTTCATGATAATCTACTAAAAGTAGACGGTGTAGATGACGTTAAAGTTAATGTTTCAAACCACTTCATGGCTGAACAGATTAACAATCAGGTAAATAATAGTTCAAAACCAAAAAAATCAGGTTAG
- a CDS encoding succinate dehydrogenase/fumarate reductase iron-sulfur subunit codes for MAQVSSIPNEQTSPTSKLITLRISRFNPEHDESSGFMEFSVSYEKWTTVLEAILDVKKHLDHSVAVRYSCRQATCGSCGMIINGKPRLACFTKISELDSNVVTVEPMNNFPIIRDLAVKFEKLFDTHQKIKPYLIRDDTELESDEKEFLQSPEEVEQYIQFANCIKCGLCNSACPTMATDSSFVGPQALAQAYRYVADSRDKGKDSRLKIIDDSHGIWRCHFAGSCSQVCPKGVDPAMGIQLLRGYMLGFRS; via the coding sequence ATGGCACAAGTTTCTAGTATTCCAAACGAGCAAACATCACCAACGTCAAAATTAATTACACTTAGAATTTCCCGATTTAATCCAGAACATGATGAGTCAAGTGGATTCATGGAGTTTTCAGTCTCATATGAAAAATGGACAACTGTTCTTGAAGCAATTTTGGATGTAAAAAAACACCTTGACCATTCAGTTGCAGTAAGATATTCTTGTAGACAAGCAACATGTGGTTCATGTGGAATGATCATCAATGGAAAACCAAGATTGGCATGTTTTACAAAAATTAGTGAATTAGACTCTAATGTTGTGACAGTTGAACCAATGAATAATTTCCCAATTATCCGTGACTTGGCTGTAAAGTTTGAAAAATTATTTGACACTCATCAAAAAATTAAACCATATCTAATTCGTGATGACACTGAACTAGAATCTGATGAAAAAGAATTTCTACAATCCCCTGAAGAAGTAGAGCAATATATCCAATTTGCAAACTGTATCAAATGCGGTCTGTGTAATTCTGCATGTCCTACAATGGCAACTGATTCTTCATTTGTTGGTCCTCAAGCATTAGCACAAGCATATCGTTATGTTGCTGATAGCAGAGATAAAGGAAAGGATTCTAGATTAAAAATAATAGATGATTCTCATGGAATTTGGAGGTGTCATTTTGCTGGCTCTTGTAGTCAAGTCTGTCCAAAAGGAGTTGATCCTGCAATGGGAATTCAACTACTTCGAGGATATATGCTAGGTTTTAGAAGCTAA